A genomic region of Haliotis asinina isolate JCU_RB_2024 chromosome 1, JCU_Hal_asi_v2, whole genome shotgun sequence contains the following coding sequences:
- the LOC137281522 gene encoding uncharacterized protein, with amino-acid sequence MELELLFLTTMIQAIAGQDKQAVSLSVSPQRILIGGREPSPQLTANCSVSAPNITYVEEITLGRVYGGSNAQPVVTATNSSLQVQDTGLQSRLTTSGSFSGPTGTVQFVLTELECSGVLAYYCTARYEAGDVSRSDFVFVNVTIINKPPKGLTISKVPNRSLYYRDEIVRFTCTSKIGNHFDQNIENLLTWEWRSVGSVISPWSRYPNGSSITYDRVEQVRGSHGCVYTVRSSLTHLVSSSDLNRQFRCSVQGEISISETLSTQDMACSATVKVAMSRDLKTVVLTVILMSAMTDKL; translated from the exons ATGGAGCTTGAACTGCTATTCCTAACGACGATGATTCAAGCAATTGCTGGACAAGACA AACAAGCAGTCTCGCTGTCAGTCTCGCCGCAACGGATCCTAATTGGAGGCAGGGAACCCAGCCCACAGTTGACGGCCAACTGTTCCGTATCCGCACCAAACATAACGTATGTAGAGGAGATCACACTTGGAAGGGTTTATGGAGGAAGTAATGCCCAGCCTGTAGTCACTGCAACCAATTCTTCGCTTCAAGTGCAGGACACGGGTCTACAGTCACGCCTGACCACATCCGGTTCATTCAGTGGACCCACTGGCACTGTACAATTTGTTCTCACAGAACTCGAATGCTCAGGCGTATTAGCCTACTATTGTACAGCCCGATACGAAGCTGGCGATGTCTCCAGGAGCGACTTTGTCTTTGTGAACGTCACTATCATAA ATAAACCACCCAAAGGACTAACAATATCGAAGGTCCCCAACAGGAGCCTGTATTACAGGGACGAGATTGTGCGTTTCACGTGCACAAGTAAAATTGGTAACCATTTTGATCAAAATATTGAAAACCTATTGACATGGGAATGGCGATCTGTGGGCAGTGTGATATCTCCGTGGTCAAGGTACCCCAACGGTTCCAGCATCACGTATGACCGTGTTGAGCAAGTGAGAGGATCTCATGGGTGTGTGTACACGGTTCGGTCTTCACTCACCCACCTGGTGTCATCTTCGGACCTCAATAGGCAGTTCCGCTGTTCTGTGCAGGGGGAGATCAGCATTTCTGAAACACTCTCTACTCAAG ACATGGCGTGTTCAGCGACTGTTAAAGTGGCGATGAGCCGGGATCTCAAGACTGTTGTATTAACAGTGATTCTCATGTCTGCCATGACAGATAAACTATAG